In Nocardioides sp. JS614, the sequence TGGCTGAAGTCCCAGAACGTGAAGGCCATGACCATGCCGAACGCGCCGTGCGCGATGTTGAACACCCGCGTGGTCGTGTAGGTCAGCACCAGGCCGCTCGCCGCGATCGCGTACGCCGCGCCGGTGAACAGGCCGAGGATCGTGAAGGACAGGATCGAGGTCATGGCAGGCATGTCTCCTTGTCCCCGGCCGGAGCGAGCGTCGTCCGGCGCGTGCGATCGCAAGGCGCCGGAGCGAGGGCATACCGGGTTGTCTGTCGAGCGACGGCAACGCCGCGAGCGTGCGTGCCGGGCGACGCGCAGACCAGCCCGGGGTCGACCGCCTGGGCCGCGCAGCAGGTCGAGCAGTCGCGGCGGTCCGGGGTGACCCGCGCGACCGGGTCCGGGTCGAGCTGGGAGCCGCAGGCCGCGAGCGCGACGCAGGGGGCGCCGACGGCGAGCAGTGCTAGGGCGTGGCTCTCGATTGTCGGCCGTCGCGAGTGTGCGTGCTGGGCGGCGTGTGGCAGGCCATGGGATCGAGAGCCACGTCCTAACGGACTACGCATCGCTTCCCTCCCAGGAACCAGAGCACGTCGGACGGCTCAACGACCCAGCTGGCGCGAGGTGACGTACGACACACCGGCTGGTCGACATGGGTCAGCTGCTGGTCGTGCCGCTGCACTGGTAGCGGGTGCCGCCGATCGGCACCCACTTGCCCTTCTGCAGCTGGATGAAGCGCCAGCACTCGCCGGTGTGGCGGGGGCCGACGTGCTGGGGTGAGTGCAGGCCGTTGGCCGTCCAGTTGTCGACCTTGGCGATGCCGGCGAGCAGCGACGGGCGGGTGAGCTTGCCGCCGAGTGCCGTCGCCTGCTCGACGAAGAGCCGGGCCGCGGACCAGGAGAACAGCCCGAAGAAGCTCGGCTCGGCGCCGGGCTTCACCTGCTGGAGCCAGCTGAGGTACAGCTGGAGCTCCTTGTTGCTCGCGGCCTCCTCGAACGGCGTGAAGTTGATGAACAGGGTGGTGCCCTCGACCGCGTCACCGCCGTTCTGGACGAACTCCGAGGTGTAGGCGGTGGGGTCCAGCATGAAGACCTCGGGCTTGAACCCCTGCTGCTGCATCGCGTCGGCCAGCCGGACGAACTGCGCGGACGCCCCGATCATCTGGACGTACTCGATGCCCTTGTCCTTCATCTCCTGGACGTAGGGCGAGTAGTTGAACTCCGAGATGTCGATGCCCTTGACGTAGTCGAAGTTCATGCCGCGGTTCTCCATCGCGGCGACCTGGGTCTTGGCGTTCTCCGAGGCGGCGCCGGCGTTGATGTAGAGCATCGCGGCGTGCGCGGCGGCGTCCGGGTGGTTCTTCTTCACGAAGTCGGGAACCGCGTTCTGGAACTCGGTCGCGACCGTCGACTGGGCGCCGTAGCAGGTGGTGCAGTCCTGGCGGTCGAAGGTGACGGAGGCCGAGCGGATGTCCGGGAGGCCGCAGGACTGCGCGGTCGCGGCGCCGCCGGAGTCGAAGGCCGACATCGAGCCGACCATCGCGAAGACCTCGTCGCAGGCCTTCGTGTACGCCTGCTGGTCCGCCGCCGCGTCGGTGCGGCTGTCGTAGGTCTTGAGCTGCAGCTTGTGGTCGCACAGGGAGCTGGTCGCGTTGTAGTAGGCGACGTAGGCCCGCACCGCGTCCTGGCTCGCCTCGAACAGCCCGGGGACCGGGCCGGAGACGTCGGAGGAGTTGCCGATGGTGATCGTGTCGCCGGTGATGCCGGTCTGGTTCTTGAAGCCCGCGCAGCTGGCGGCCTCGGTGCCGCCGGTCGCCGAGTTGTCGCCGGTCCCCTTCGGGGCGTCCCCTCCCCCGGCCGCGCCGCTGGCGCTCGACCCGCCGTCGGTCGTGGTCGAGCCGCCGGTGTCGCCGGACGCGCCCGGCACCGACCCGTCGGGACCGGCCACCGTGCCGTCGCCGGTCACCACCTGGCCGTTGGCCCCGACCGTCGTCCCGTTGACCTGGGCCACCGTGTCGGGGTCGAGCTGGGAGCCGCAGGCCGCGAGCGTCAGCGCGAGGAGTGCGCCGACGGCAGGCACGGCTGCGCGGGGATACGAAAGCACGGGCCCTCCACCATTTCTAGAACACGTATCAGTTCGTCAACGACACAGGTCCCCGGAGGTGACGCAGGCCACGCGAGGTTCTCGTGGCGGTCCGGACCGGGCCGGGCTCAGCGGGCGGCGCGACCGGGCTGCTCGGTCTCCTCGACGACCTCCGGCGGGTCCTCGGGCAGGTGCAGCGGCACGTAGTTGCCGGTCTCGTAGCTGCCGTCGGTCTGCAGCGTCACCCACTGGATGCCGACCGGGCGGCCACCGTGGTAGGTGATCAGGCTGATGTCGGCCGCACGCCGGGGCTTGCTCCCGAGCGCGAAGGCGTACGCCGCGCCCCCGGCCGTCCCGGTCGTGTAGCTGTAGCCGACCTCGCCGTTGCTGCCGATGATCCGGTCGGGCCCCTGGCGCACGTGCAGGTGGCCGCCGATCACCAGGTCGGCGCAGCCGCGGGCCAGCGCCTCGTCGCCGAGGTTGGCGTCGTGGACCAGGATCGTGTCGACCCGCTCCTCGGCTTCACACGCGGCGTCGGTGAGCCGCTGCTCGACCTCGTCGAAGGTCAGGCCGGTCTCGTCGCGCCAGTTCCCGAGCCCGCTGGAGCGCGGGTCGTCCACGCCGAGGATCGTCGTACCGCCCGGGCCCTCGACGACCTCGCCGTCGAGCATCGTCCAGCCGTGGTCGGCGAGGTAGGAGTGCACGAAGTCGCCGTGGTCGTGGTTGCCGGCCACGCCCCACCGGTCCAGCCCGTCGAAGGCCTCGCTCACCGAGTCGAGGGAGAACGCCTCCCAGCTGTTGCCGGAGGAGGTGTCGTCACCGCCGTCGAAGACCGCGGTCGCGCCCGCCCGGTCGGCGATCGCCCGGGCGACCTTGTCCATGCCGATGTTGTCGTGCCGGTCGGAGACGAAGGCCACCACGGTGTCCCCCTCGACCGGATGGCGCAGCCCGAGCCGCGCGGCGTCCTCCGCGGCCTGCGCGTAGAAGTCCTTGCTGGTGTTGTAGGTGTCGACGGCGCTCTCGATCAGCCGGCGGGTCTGCTTGGTGGTGACGTCGCCGCTCACCTCGACGCCGTCCGCCTCGTCGGGCAGGGGTACGCCGGACCCGAGGAACTCCCCCAGCGGGATCCAGTCCCGGTGCACGTCCTCGATGTCGTCGTCGCCGAGCCACGGCTGCCACAGCGCCAGGCCGACCAGCACGACGCCCACGCTCAGCAGCACCAGGTGCGGCGGATGCACGCGGGCGGCGAGCTCGCGGCGGCGCGCGGCACCAACCAACGCCCACCCGAGCACCGGCGGCAGCCCGAGGACCGCGCCGCGGAGGGCCGCACTCAGCGCCATGTCCCGCACCGCGTGGGTGACCTTCGCGACCTGGCCCTCGGGCTGGCCGGCGATCGCGGCGTAGCGCTGGAGGAGCTCGTCGGTGGAGGTGGCGTCGGTCTTGCCGAGCCGGATGTCGACGCCGAGGACGCCGGGGGCGTCGACCCGGACGTCGGGGATCACCGGGCCGGTGCGCAGCACCACGTGGCCCGAGAACGTGGGACGCAGCACGGCGTCGTGGCTGGCCAGCACGATGGAGCGGCTGCTGGTGAGGAAGAGCAGCAGCGCGATCGCGGCCGAGCAGGCGAACCAGACCCCGACGTACGCCAGGGCCCGTGGGATCCGCCTGATGCTCAGCGACGCGCCTCCGAGATGGCGTAGAGCGCCACCGAGGCGGCGACGCCGGCGTTGAGGGACTCCAACTGGTTGGCCATCGGGATCGATACGAGCTGGTCGCAGGTCTCGCTGACCAGGCGGGACAGGCCGCTGCCCTCCGAGCCGACGACGACCACCAGTGGCCCGTCGGCCAGGTCGAGGTCGGGCAGGCTGACGTCGCCGTCGGCCGCCAGGCCGACGACCATGCAGCCGGCCTCCTGGTAGGCCTTGAGCTGGCGGACCAGGTTGACGGTCTGGGCCACGGGGAGGCGGGCGGCCGCGCCGGCACTCGTCTTCCAGGCCGACGCGGTCATCCCGGCCGAACGGCGCTCGGGGATCACGACGCCGTGTGCGCCGAAGCCGGACGCGCTGCGCACCACGGCACCCAGGTTGCGCGGGTCGGTGACCGAGTCCAGCGCCACGATCAGCGGCGGCGCACCGCTCTCCGCCGCGGCGTCGAGCAGGTCGTCGGGATGGGCGTACTCGTACGGCGGGATCCGGGCGGCCAGCCCCTGGTGGACCGCGCCGCCGGTCATCCGGTCCAGCTCGCCGCGGCTGACCTCCTGGATGTTCAGCCGCCGCTCGGCCGCCGTCGCGAACGCCTCGCGCAGCCGGCCGTCCCGCTCGGCCCCCTCGGCGACGTACACGCCGGTCACCGGGACCCCGGCGCGCAGCGCCTCGACGACCGAGTTGCGCCCGGCGACCCACTCGGCGTCGCCGGCGGTCTTGCGCTTGGGGCGCCGGGTCGCGGACTTCTCGGCGCGCTTCGCGGCCTTGTGGGCCTGGTGGTAGGGCCGATCCTTGGCCTTCGGGGTCGGGCCCTTGCCCTCCAGGCCGCGGCGGACCCGGCCGCCGGAGCCGGCGGTGGGGTTGCCCTTGCCGGACTTCTTGATCGCGCCCTTGCGCTGGCTGTTGCCTGCCATGACTAGGAGAGGCTCCACTTCGGTCCGTCGGGGGTGTCTTCGAGCTGGACGCCGACCGCATGCAGTCGGTCCCGGATCGCATCCGCCGACACGAAGTCTCGGTCGGCACGGGCCTTCTCCCGTTGGGTGAGCAAGTCCGAGACCAGCCCCTCGACCACGGTCTCGAGACGTTCGGCCGTCCGGCCGCCTCCTGGGGAGCTCCATGCCGGGTCGGCCGGGTCCAGGCCGAGCACGTCGAGCATCGCGACCACCGACGCGGCGTTGCCGCGCAGCGCGGGCGAGTCCCCCGCGGCCAGGAGCTTGTTGCCCTCGCGCACCACCTCGTGGATCGCGGCGACGGCTGCGGGGGTGCCGAGGTCGTCGTTCATCGCGTTGAGGAAGTCGGCGCAGGCGATGCCGCCGCCGATCCCGCCGAGCACGTCGGCGGCGCGGTCGAGGAAGTTCTCGATCCGGCGGAACCCCGTGGCGGCCTCGTCGAGCGCCTCGAAGCTGAACTCCACGTGGCTGCGGTAGTGCGCGGCGACCAGGTAGTAGCGCAGCTCGATGCCGCGGTACTTCTGGAGCACGGCCGGGATCGTCAGCGAGTTGCCGAGCGACTTGCTCATCTTCTCGCCCGCCGTGGTGATCCACGCGTTGTGCATCCAGTACGTCGCGAACGGCCGGCCGGCCGCGCGCGACTGGGCCTGCTCGTTCTCGTGGTGCGGGAACCGCAGGTCGACGCCGCCGCCGTGGATGTCGAAGGCGGGGCCGAGGTACTTGCCCGCCATCGCCGAGCACTCGATGTGCCAGCCCGGGCGTCCCGGGCCCCACGGGCTCGGCCAGGCGGCTGTCTCCGGCTCCGAGTCCTTCTTCCAGCCCTTCCACAGCGCGAAGTCGCGCGGGTCGCGCTTGCCACGGGGGTCGGCGTCCTCGGCCGCCTCCATGTCGTCGATGCCCTGCCGGGTCAGCTCGCCGTATTGCGGCCAGGACCGCACGTCGAAGTAGACGTCGCCCGAGCCGTCCTCGGCGGCGTACGCGTGCCCCTTGGCGATCAGCTCCTGGATCAGCACGATCATCTCGGGCACGTGCCCGGTGGCGGCCGGCTCGTAGGTCGGCGGCGCCACGTTGAGGTCGTCGTACGCCCGGTCGAGCTGGCGCTTCATCCGGTAGGCCAGCTGGTACCACGCCAGGCCCTGCTCGGCCGACTTGACCAGGATCTTGTCGTCGATGTCGGTCACGTTGCGGATGAACGTGACGTCGTAGCCGAGGTGGCGCAGCCAGCGCTGCAGCACGTCGAAGTTCACGCCCGAGCGGACGTGCCCGACGTGCGGCTCGGACTGCACGGTGAGACCGCAGACGTAGAGACCCGCCTTCCCCTCCTCGAGGGGGACGAAGTCACGGACTTCGCGGGTCGCGGTGTCGTACAGCCGGAAGGTCACCCAGGAAGTCTAGGGTTTGTGGGTGCGCCGACTGACATCCGTGATCGCGCTCGCTGCGGCGCTCCTGCCCGGCGTGGCACTCCCACCCGCCGACGCGGCACCGGCCCGCCGGATCGACTACACCGTCTGGGACGCGCCCGCGCAGCTGCGCGCCGGCACCCTCGACGCGCTGCGCGTCGGCGCCGGCCGGCTGGCGCTCGAGACCGGGACCGACACGGGCCGGTGGACCTCGCCGTGGACGCGTCCCGGCTTCGCGGCGACCCGGCTGATCGCGTCCTGGTCGGCCCGGACACCCGGGGACAGCAGCATCCGAGTCGAGGTGCGCGGCCGGTCCGGCACGAGCAGGTCGAGCTGGGACACCCTGGCGCAGTGGGCGGCCGGCGACCGGTTCACGCGGCGTACGACGGACTCCGGCCAGTCCGACGACCTCGGCTCGGTCAACGTCGACACGTGGGAGGTGCCGGGCGGGGTGACGGCCTACCAGCTGCGGGTCACGCTGGTGCGCGCCGTCGGCCAGGCGAAGTCGCCGACCGTCGACTCGGTCGGCGCGATGACCTCACTGCTGCCCGACACCTCCGACGTGACCACTTCGCGCCCGGGTGTGGCGCGGGGCATCGTGCTGGACGTGCCGCGCTACTCGCAGATGGTGCACCGCGGCCACTATCCGAGGTACGGCGGTGGCGGCGAGGCCTGGTGCTCCCCCACGTCGACGTCGATGGTGCTCGGCTACTACGGCGCGCTGCCCCCGGCGGCGGCGTACTCCTGGGTGCCGGAGGGCCATGTGGACCCGTGGGTGGACCACGCCGCCCGGATGACCTACGACTACGACTATGCCGGCGCCGGCAACTGGCCGTTCAACACCGCCTACGCCGCGTCCCTGACCGACCAGGCGTTCGTGACCCGGCTGCGCTCGCTGCGCGAGGCCGAGCGGTTCATCGCCGCCGGCATCCCCCTGGTCGCCTCGATCGCGTTCGGCCGCGGCGAGCTCACCGGCGCCCCGATCAGCTCCAGCGCCGGACACCTGCTGGTGATCGTCGGCTTCACCGACGCCGGCGACGTGGTCGTCAACGACCCGGCCGCCGCCACCCGCTCCGGGGTGCGCCGTACCTATGACCGCGGCGAGTTCGAGAACGCCTGGATCCCCGCCTCCGGCGGCACGGTCTACGTCATCACCGACGACGCCCACCCGCTCCCGGCGAACAGCCCCGGCAACTGGTAGCGGGGACGCGCCAGCGGCTCCGCTGATGGTGGTCGGTCGGGCTGGGAGTTTCATCGGCCGGCCGATGAAACTCTCGCTTGGACGACAAAGCTTCATCGTCCAGGCACGAGTTCTGTCGGCCGGCCGATGAAACT encodes:
- a CDS encoding ABC transporter substrate-binding protein, which translates into the protein MPAVGALLALTLAACGSQLDPDTVAQVNGTTVGANGQVVTGDGTVAGPDGSVPGASGDTGGSTTTDGGSSASGAAGGGDAPKGTGDNSATGGTEAASCAGFKNQTGITGDTITIGNSSDVSGPVPGLFEASQDAVRAYVAYYNATSSLCDHKLQLKTYDSRTDAAADQQAYTKACDEVFAMVGSMSAFDSGGAATAQSCGLPDIRSASVTFDRQDCTTCYGAQSTVATEFQNAVPDFVKKNHPDAAAHAAMLYINAGAASENAKTQVAAMENRGMNFDYVKGIDISEFNYSPYVQEMKDKGIEYVQMIGASAQFVRLADAMQQQGFKPEVFMLDPTAYTSEFVQNGGDAVEGTTLFINFTPFEEAASNKELQLYLSWLQQVKPGAEPSFFGLFSWSAARLFVEQATALGGKLTRPSLLAGIAKVDNWTANGLHSPQHVGPRHTGECWRFIQLQKGKWVPIGGTRYQCSGTTSS
- a CDS encoding C39 family peptidase, whose translation is MRRLTSVIALAAALLPGVALPPADAAPARRIDYTVWDAPAQLRAGTLDALRVGAGRLALETGTDTGRWTSPWTRPGFAATRLIASWSARTPGDSSIRVEVRGRSGTSRSSWDTLAQWAAGDRFTRRTTDSGQSDDLGSVNVDTWEVPGGVTAYQLRVTLVRAVGQAKSPTVDSVGAMTSLLPDTSDVTTSRPGVARGIVLDVPRYSQMVHRGHYPRYGGGGEAWCSPTSTSMVLGYYGALPPAAAYSWVPEGHVDPWVDHAARMTYDYDYAGAGNWPFNTAYAASLTDQAFVTRLRSLREAERFIAAGIPLVASIAFGRGELTGAPISSSAGHLLVIVGFTDAGDVVVNDPAAATRSGVRRTYDRGEFENAWIPASGGTVYVITDDAHPLPANSPGNW
- the rlmB gene encoding 23S rRNA (guanosine(2251)-2'-O)-methyltransferase RlmB, which produces MAGNSQRKGAIKKSGKGNPTAGSGGRVRRGLEGKGPTPKAKDRPYHQAHKAAKRAEKSATRRPKRKTAGDAEWVAGRNSVVEALRAGVPVTGVYVAEGAERDGRLREAFATAAERRLNIQEVSRGELDRMTGGAVHQGLAARIPPYEYAHPDDLLDAAAESGAPPLIVALDSVTDPRNLGAVVRSASGFGAHGVVIPERRSAGMTASAWKTSAGAAARLPVAQTVNLVRQLKAYQEAGCMVVGLAADGDVSLPDLDLADGPLVVVVGSEGSGLSRLVSETCDQLVSIPMANQLESLNAGVAASVALYAISEARR
- the cysS gene encoding cysteine--tRNA ligase translates to MTFRLYDTATREVRDFVPLEEGKAGLYVCGLTVQSEPHVGHVRSGVNFDVLQRWLRHLGYDVTFIRNVTDIDDKILVKSAEQGLAWYQLAYRMKRQLDRAYDDLNVAPPTYEPAATGHVPEMIVLIQELIAKGHAYAAEDGSGDVYFDVRSWPQYGELTRQGIDDMEAAEDADPRGKRDPRDFALWKGWKKDSEPETAAWPSPWGPGRPGWHIECSAMAGKYLGPAFDIHGGGVDLRFPHHENEQAQSRAAGRPFATYWMHNAWITTAGEKMSKSLGNSLTIPAVLQKYRGIELRYYLVAAHYRSHVEFSFEALDEAATGFRRIENFLDRAADVLGGIGGGIACADFLNAMNDDLGTPAAVAAIHEVVREGNKLLAAGDSPALRGNAASVVAMLDVLGLDPADPAWSSPGGGRTAERLETVVEGLVSDLLTQREKARADRDFVSADAIRDRLHAVGVQLEDTPDGPKWSLS
- a CDS encoding metallophosphoesterase family protein, translated to MLASHDAVLRPTFSGHVVLRTGPVIPDVRVDAPGVLGVDIRLGKTDATSTDELLQRYAAIAGQPEGQVAKVTHAVRDMALSAALRGAVLGLPPVLGWALVGAARRRELAARVHPPHLVLLSVGVVLVGLALWQPWLGDDDIEDVHRDWIPLGEFLGSGVPLPDEADGVEVSGDVTTKQTRRLIESAVDTYNTSKDFYAQAAEDAARLGLRHPVEGDTVVAFVSDRHDNIGMDKVARAIADRAGATAVFDGGDDTSSGNSWEAFSLDSVSEAFDGLDRWGVAGNHDHGDFVHSYLADHGWTMLDGEVVEGPGGTTILGVDDPRSSGLGNWRDETGLTFDEVEQRLTDAACEAEERVDTILVHDANLGDEALARGCADLVIGGHLHVRQGPDRIIGSNGEVGYSYTTGTAGGAAYAFALGSKPRRAADISLITYHGGRPVGIQWVTLQTDGSYETGNYVPLHLPEDPPEVVEETEQPGRAAR